The Metamycoplasma phocicerebrale genome includes a region encoding these proteins:
- the cypl gene encoding ABC transporter thiamine pyrophosphate-binding lipoprotein p37/Cypl produces MKKISIFLSSLCAFGLPLAAISCNNKKGLFFGLNSPWYGKKNEDFFIKVFEQYKEKTNNKNLEYKTTFVAENNDTVSLLKKGTVNIATITTPLLIKQKSENIIPIIQTLTRAFKFDLNASDLYSNGLENDKLRKIAKNVQELFDKKPYKDWSDEEYKWNGHIYETFYANKDTLVDYYRGIIMIQGNEEQLKQIKKAWEEKDWNTFRNFGIVLGKATSGSKYILPEALFKKHFNLENNKFTSFAIDSLKNSKKYLIEKAKNIGKGSLKNYHIVFDEMGSFAYTNNKNGNYYTLEDPNSKIEFLTATEPLKYNVIAVNKDTFSDEQIKILKEIIFSLWKEGKDNYGPRVGFNGYKIINDIKTEVIDPYNNLFK; encoded by the coding sequence ATGAAAAAAATAAGTATATTTTTAAGTAGTCTATGTGCTTTTGGTTTGCCTTTGGCAGCTATTTCTTGTAATAATAAGAAAGGTTTATTTTTTGGGCTCAATTCTCCATGATATGGCAAAAAGAATGAAGATTTTTTTATAAAAGTTTTTGAACAATACAAAGAAAAAACAAATAACAAAAATTTAGAGTATAAAACTACTTTTGTAGCAGAAAATAATGATACAGTTTCATTGTTGAAAAAGGGAACCGTTAATATTGCCACTATAACAACTCCGCTTTTAATAAAACAAAAATCAGAAAATATTATTCCAATAATACAAACATTAACAAGAGCATTTAAATTTGATTTAAATGCCAGTGATTTATATTCAAATGGGTTAGAAAATGACAAATTAAGAAAAATAGCTAAAAATGTTCAAGAATTGTTTGATAAAAAACCTTATAAAGATTGAAGCGATGAAGAATATAAATGAAATGGTCATATTTATGAAACTTTTTATGCAAACAAGGACACACTTGTAGATTATTATCGAGGAATTATAATGATTCAAGGTAATGAAGAGCAACTAAAACAAATTAAAAAAGCTTGAGAAGAAAAAGATTGAAATACTTTTAGAAATTTTGGTATTGTTTTAGGAAAGGCAACAAGTGGATCTAAGTATATATTGCCAGAAGCATTATTTAAAAAACATTTTAATTTAGAAAATAATAAATTTACTTCTTTTGCTATTGACAGTTTAAAAAATTCAAAAAAATACTTAATTGAAAAAGCAAAAAATATAGGAAAAGGGTCTTTAAAAAATTATCATATTGTATTTGATGAAATGGGTTCTTTTGCTTATACAAATAATAAAAATGGAAATTACTACACTTTAGAAGATCCGAATTCAAAAATAGAGTTTCTAACCGCAACCGAACCATTAAAATATAATGTAATAGCAGTTAATAAAGATACATTTTCAGATGAACAAATTAAAATATTGAAAGAAATTATATTTTCATTGTGAAAGGAAGGAAAGGATAACTATGGACCAAGAGTGGGATTTAATGGTTATAAAATAATAAATGACATTAAAACAGAAGTAATTGATCCATATAATAATTTATTTAAATAA
- a CDS encoding glucose-6-phosphate isomerase translates to MAIKNRIEIDCSMILQREKIEDKYLDITNELNSKINSKEALGQKHLGFFEVTKNVQPGDLQKIKKIVNYLNDEGIEVFVVIAPKYICLQSQAIINLVFGKYNKSNIEVIYIDENIDGRDIAQLCQYLENRKFAINVISKSGDNIESLVIFRELVSILNIKLGKQNSNQYIFVTTNNNYGKLFQIVQSKKYNHLVLLDNTTDRFLNFSAAVLLPLACAKIDIESYMEGAREANDYYSSTPLNKNNSAYFYAVTRLILHKAKWKYENVIVNSNSLKELSQLIAMYFNVTTYRKNRGMIVRSGVYPSDAKIESHFFSEKEGKIIETQFIFKNTLVDYNVAYMSESEDDEFSFLFKRTYNDISKTISKAVFDNHFTYEVPNIKVLIQDSDAKTLGWMVAFIHRASIMSAYLMEIDPFEDDGLRTYNIELTKKFNELMGGK, encoded by the coding sequence ATGGCAATTAAAAACAGAATTGAAATTGATTGTTCAATGATTTTGCAACGAGAAAAAATAGAAGATAAATATTTAGATATTACTAATGAATTGAATTCAAAAATTAATTCTAAAGAAGCATTAGGACAAAAACATTTAGGTTTTTTTGAAGTTACAAAAAATGTTCAACCCGGTGATTTACAAAAAATAAAAAAAATAGTTAATTATTTAAACGATGAAGGAATAGAAGTATTTGTTGTTATAGCTCCAAAGTATATATGTTTACAATCGCAAGCTATTATAAATCTTGTTTTTGGAAAATATAATAAATCTAACATTGAGGTTATATATATAGATGAAAATATAGACGGTAGGGATATAGCTCAGTTATGCCAATATCTTGAAAATAGAAAATTTGCTATTAATGTCATAAGTAAAAGTGGAGATAATATTGAATCATTAGTTATTTTTAGAGAATTGGTTTCAATATTAAATATCAAATTAGGAAAGCAAAATTCAAATCAATATATTTTTGTAACTACAAATAATAATTATGGGAAATTATTTCAAATTGTTCAATCTAAAAAATATAATCATTTAGTATTGTTGGATAATACAACAGATAGATTTTTAAATTTTTCGGCAGCAGTACTATTGCCCCTAGCTTGTGCTAAAATAGATATCGAAAGCTATATGGAAGGTGCAAGAGAAGCCAATGATTATTATTCTTCCACACCTCTAAACAAAAATAACTCTGCATATTTTTATGCTGTAACTAGATTGATATTACATAAAGCAAAATGAAAATATGAAAACGTTATTGTTAATTCTAATTCATTGAAAGAATTATCACAATTAATAGCAATGTATTTTAATGTTACAACTTATAGAAAAAATAGAGGAATGATTGTTAGAAGCGGTGTTTATCCATCTGACGCTAAAATAGAATCGCATTTCTTTTCAGAAAAAGAAGGCAAGATAATTGAAACACAATTTATATTTAAAAATACCTTAGTAGATTATAATGTCGCTTATATGAGTGAATCTGAAGATGATGAATTTAGTTTTTTATTTAAACGCACATATAATGATATTAGTAAAACAATTAGCAAGGCAGTATTTGATAACCACTTTACTTATGAAGTTCCCAATATAAAAGTATTAATTCAAGATTCAGATGCTAAAACATTGGGTTGAATGGTCGCCTTTATACACCGTGCCTCAATCATGTCTGCATATTTGATGGAAATAGACCCTTTTGAAGATGATGGGTTAAGAACTTATAATATAGAATTAACAAAAAAATTTAATGAACTAATGGGAGGAAAATAA
- a CDS encoding lactate/malate family dehydrogenase: MTKIGIIGVGAVGSAFLYASLNKWIEADYILVDKFIEYAKAQAKDLSDAACSMTNNGSTFKAGTYKELKDAEIIVITASVKPKEGSLKNRLELLTDNANLIKEIALNVKKSGFKGVTIIASNPVDIMASVYEQVTGFEACKVISSGTILETARMKKFLSEKINVKAGSITGFVIGEHGARCLIPFSKMRIGLGSLKDWLANGTITKEWLDNLNQKVKDEAFEIITGKGITNFGIGENLAEITQSILTDRQAVYSLGVKLPKEYTNSGIYFGLPVILGKCGYRHLPKIRLELEEQIMFDSYSKEMKETVLEVLQKLEIKPNFE, translated from the coding sequence ATGACTAAAATTGGAATAATAGGGGTAGGAGCAGTTGGTTCAGCATTTTTATACGCTTCTTTGAATAAGTGAATTGAAGCAGATTATATCTTAGTAGACAAATTTATTGAGTATGCAAAAGCTCAAGCGAAAGATTTAAGCGATGCTGCTTGTTCTATGACTAATAATGGTTCTACTTTTAAAGCAGGAACATACAAGGAATTAAAAGACGCTGAAATTATTGTTATAACTGCATCAGTTAAACCAAAAGAAGGCTCATTAAAAAATAGACTTGAATTATTAACAGACAATGCAAATTTAATAAAAGAAATAGCTCTTAATGTTAAAAAATCTGGTTTTAAAGGAGTAACTATAATAGCATCTAATCCAGTTGATATTATGGCTTCTGTTTATGAACAAGTAACTGGTTTTGAAGCTTGCAAAGTTATTTCTTCTGGTACTATTTTAGAAACAGCAAGAATGAAGAAATTTTTATCAGAAAAAATAAATGTAAAAGCGGGATCAATTACAGGTTTTGTTATAGGAGAACATGGAGCTCGTTGTTTAATACCTTTTTCAAAAATGAGAATAGGTCTTGGATCTTTAAAAGATTGATTAGCAAATGGAACTATTACTAAAGAATGATTAGATAACTTGAATCAAAAAGTAAAAGATGAAGCTTTTGAAATTATTACCGGAAAAGGTATAACTAATTTTGGAATAGGTGAAAATCTAGCCGAAATAACTCAATCCATATTAACCGATAGACAAGCTGTGTATTCTTTAGGAGTTAAATTGCCAAAAGAATACACTAATAGTGGGATTTATTTTGGACTTCCAGTAATTTTGGGCAAGTGCGGATATAGACATTTACCAAAAATTAGACTTGAACTAGAAGAACAAATAATGTTCGATAGTTATTCAAAAGAAATGAAAGAAACAGTATTAGAAGTACTTCAAAAATTAGAAATAAAACCAAATTTTGAATAA
- a CDS encoding ATP-binding cassette domain-containing protein, translating into MTKIDFNNYTAKYKKDNKTILDNINISISKGEMIAIIGKSGAGKTTIFNALLKQLEIVDGSLLINDKNIKDYSKKQWKNIIKKVGYLSQEPNLIEHLNVYENILHFYPKYTNPFFAFLKILRKNQKEEIFNLLEELDLLNKAYTRVSELSGGQKHRVEIAKLLLKDVNLILADEPTSNLDIKTAKDIMSLIKEINWKHKTTILVNIHDLNIIRLFFDRYIFIKDGKLLKSGNPKNLTQKQIEKLYES; encoded by the coding sequence ATGACAAAAATAGATTTCAATAATTACACAGCAAAATATAAAAAAGATAATAAAACAATATTAGATAATATAAATATATCAATTTCTAAAGGAGAAATGATTGCTATTATTGGAAAATCAGGAGCAGGCAAAACAACAATATTTAATGCCTTACTAAAACAATTAGAAATTGTAGATGGATCATTGTTAATAAATGATAAAAATATTAAAGATTATTCAAAAAAACAATGAAAAAACATTATTAAAAAAGTTGGTTATTTGTCTCAAGAACCCAATTTAATTGAGCATCTAAATGTTTATGAAAACATATTACATTTTTATCCAAAATATACAAATCCTTTTTTTGCTTTTTTAAAAATTTTAAGAAAAAATCAAAAAGAAGAAATTTTTAATTTGCTTGAAGAACTTGATTTATTAAATAAGGCATATACTAGGGTATCAGAATTATCAGGTGGACAAAAGCATCGAGTTGAAATAGCTAAATTATTATTAAAAGATGTAAATTTAATTTTAGCTGATGAACCTACTTCTAATTTGGATATAAAAACCGCTAAAGATATTATGTCTTTAATTAAAGAAATTAATTGAAAACATAAAACTACCATTTTAGTAAATATACATGACCTTAATATTATTAGATTATTTTTTGATCGTTATATTTTTATTAAAGATGGTAAATTATTGAAATCTGGAAATCCTAAAAATTTAACCCAAAAGCAAATAGAAAAATTGTATGAATCATAG
- a CDS encoding ABC transporter ATP-binding protein, with the protein MKEYAIEIKNLYKKYKNKEVLTNLSFNVEKGSLFSYLGLNGAGKSTTINILCQVLNRDSGEIKILNKNIDKNSLEIKKEIGIVFQGSCLDKDLSVLANLKTKAYIYGISKKEFKNKLDFLDSILDLKPILKSKYNRLSGGQKRRADVAHGLINNPKILFLDEPTTGLDPVNRQKVWEAIMYLIKEKNITIFLTTHYMEEAEASNKIIIIDKGKIKAEGTPLELKNKYSYNFLKIYCEKNEKTEAIIKKNFKEYEYNQDHYLIKIKDSKNVHKLYENKELKEIMKNIEIIKGNLQDVFLNVTGKRI; encoded by the coding sequence ATGAAGGAATATGCTATTGAAATAAAAAATCTTTATAAAAAATACAAAAATAAGGAAGTTTTAACAAATTTATCATTTAATGTTGAAAAAGGTTCTTTATTTTCCTATTTAGGTTTGAATGGCGCTGGCAAATCTACAACTATTAATATTCTTTGTCAAGTTTTAAATAGAGATTCTGGCGAAATAAAAATTTTAAATAAAAATATAGATAAAAATAGTTTGGAAATAAAAAAAGAAATAGGAATAGTTTTTCAAGGAAGTTGCCTAGATAAAGATTTATCAGTTTTAGCAAATTTAAAAACAAAAGCCTATATATATGGTATTTCTAAAAAAGAATTTAAAAATAAACTTGATTTTTTAGATTCAATATTAGATTTAAAACCAATATTAAAATCTAAATACAATCGCTTGTCTGGTGGGCAAAAAAGAAGAGCTGATGTTGCTCATGGATTAATTAACAATCCAAAAATCTTATTTTTAGATGAACCTACAACTGGATTAGATCCAGTTAATAGGCAAAAAGTATGAGAAGCTATTATGTATTTAATTAAAGAAAAAAATATAACAATTTTTTTAACTACACATTATATGGAAGAAGCAGAAGCATCTAATAAAATAATAATTATTGACAAAGGTAAAATTAAAGCAGAAGGAACGCCTCTTGAATTAAAAAATAAATATTCTTACAATTTTTTAAAAATTTATTGTGAAAAAAATGAAAAAACTGAAGCAATAATAAAAAAGAATTTTAAAGAATATGAATATAATCAAGACCATTATTTAATAAAAATAAAAGATTCTAAAAATGTACATAAATTATATGAAAACAAAGAGTTAAAAGAAATTATGAAAAATATAGAAATTATTAAAGGTAATTTACAAGATGTATTTTTAAATGTAACAGGAAAGCGAATATAG
- a CDS encoding ABC transporter permease — translation MNFKTNLKQLFHLSKRHFVVFMKDKVSFFFSLLSPLLVLVLFLLFLQKVQTNEIISKVPSVPEINNYANWLTLSWASCGILAVSCITVTLGASTRIVDDKINNVDYLFKASPIKKSTLIASYILATFFTSFIINLVFYFVILSYLAISKAFFISAALVFYGILIIIISILSSATMFILILSFFTKHNQVAIFSSIIGSTIGFLVCAYIPLWVLPDFLQKFVLFVPGFYSASLFKKVFLYGTLEKIKTQSLPTYNAFKDKYSYNTDFFGYNMPDWVMFLVLILTSIIFFSIFVAISSKRFGYKPITIKIKTKETNDFVQKK, via the coding sequence ATGAATTTTAAAACAAATTTAAAACAATTATTTCATTTATCTAAAAGACACTTTGTTGTTTTTATGAAAGATAAAGTTTCATTCTTTTTTTCTTTACTATCTCCCTTGTTGGTTTTGGTATTGTTTTTATTATTTTTGCAAAAGGTTCAAACGAATGAAATAATAAGTAAGGTTCCTTCAGTTCCTGAAATAAACAACTATGCTAATTGATTAACCTTGTCTTGGGCTTCTTGTGGTATTCTTGCAGTTTCATGTATAACAGTTACTTTAGGCGCTTCTACAAGAATTGTAGATGACAAAATCAATAATGTTGATTATTTATTTAAAGCATCTCCTATTAAAAAATCTACTTTGATAGCTAGCTACATTCTTGCCACATTTTTTACTTCATTTATAATTAATTTAGTTTTTTATTTTGTTATATTATCTTATTTAGCAATATCTAAAGCTTTCTTTATATCTGCAGCATTAGTTTTTTATGGAATATTAATTATAATAATTTCAATTTTGTCTTCAGCAACGATGTTTATTTTGATACTTAGCTTTTTTACTAAACATAATCAAGTGGCAATTTTTAGTTCAATAATAGGATCAACAATAGGCTTTTTAGTATGTGCATATATTCCTTTATGAGTACTTCCTGATTTTTTACAAAAGTTTGTTTTATTTGTTCCAGGCTTTTATTCTGCTTCCTTATTCAAAAAAGTTTTTTTATATGGAACATTAGAGAAAATTAAAACTCAAAGTTTGCCAACATATAATGCCTTTAAAGATAAATATTCATACAATACAGATTTTTTTGGTTACAACATGCCGGATTGAGTAATGTTTTTAGTTCTAATATTAACTTCAATTATCTTTTTTTCTATTTTTGTAGCTATTAGCTCAAAAAGATTTGGCTATAAACCAATAACTATTAAAATTAAAACGAAAGAAACAAATGATTTTGTACAAAAAAAATAA
- the mgtA gene encoding magnesium-translocating P-type ATPase, which translates to MKHKSNNTVLQDKQKLSKQELRKNLINQRLIEASNSDFESLYTKYNSTKNGIKDEDQIEDNRDLYGENKISKKGADTVGKRLVRSFFNLFNIILLVLALISAIIDIIIPLSKSPKEEANYVTMIIILVIVFTSSIIHFIQEQKSSSSANKLIAIIETTCLVERNGVLKEIPMDEIVVGDIVHLAAGDIIPGDVRIISAKDLFVSQSSLTGESDAIEKYGEIDMKASYDSLTDRHNLAFMGSNIISGSAKAIVIAVGNDTFIGNVASKLNEKQVPSNFEKGIKKISIMLTIIIACVIPVVFLIVGLMHQKTEGANAWINALLFGISIAVGLTPEMLPMIVTACLSKGSIAMGRAKTIVKNINSIQNFGAMDILCTDKTGTITQDEIILERHLDVNGKEDAHVLKYAFLNSYYQTGLKNLLDKSIINRTLDLADEEKSLDNLELHYLKIDEVPFDFNRKRMSVLVKSLKNDKVTLITKGAVEEIINVCNKIYLDGKVVPLDKKIVKKVLRKVEEFSEEGMRVVAVASKKSNIQAVGKLSVRDEKEMTLIGYLTFLDPPKDSAEDAIKKLHNLGVEVKILTGDNPLVTQAVCSKVGIPYDRILLGKDIAELSDEELKIEVEKTQIFAKLSPDQKARIITILRKNGHVVGYMGDGINDAPAMKVADVSISVDTAVDIAKESANIILLEKDLNVLATGIVEGRKTHANINKYIKMTISSNFGNIFSVVIASIMLPFIPLAPVQIIFLNLIYDFCCGAIPWDNVDKEFIKTPRQWNHKSMLKFMFWFGPVSSIVDIITFVVLFYVFVPNQVGGQWKDLTNAFQQMQFKHLFWAGWLVTSMWTQTFVIHFLRTNQMPIIKSNASSAVIVSTILGVGIITAMPYIPKMNSYLSLAPLPPIFYAWLAMFLGIYITLVQITKIIYKKVYHEFL; encoded by the coding sequence ATGAAACATAAATCAAATAATACTGTTTTGCAAGATAAACAAAAACTTTCTAAACAAGAATTAAGAAAAAACTTAATCAATCAAAGACTAATAGAAGCTTCTAATAGTGATTTTGAATCATTATATACAAAATATAATAGTACAAAAAATGGTATTAAGGATGAAGATCAAATAGAAGATAATCGTGACCTATATGGTGAAAATAAAATTTCAAAAAAAGGTGCTGACACTGTCGGAAAAAGACTTGTTAGATCATTTTTCAATTTATTTAATATTATTCTTTTAGTTTTGGCTTTAATATCGGCCATAATTGATATTATTATTCCATTATCTAAAAGTCCTAAGGAAGAAGCTAATTATGTCACTATGATTATAATTTTGGTTATAGTTTTTACAAGTAGTATTATTCATTTTATACAAGAACAAAAATCTTCATCTAGTGCAAATAAATTAATAGCTATTATTGAAACCACATGTTTAGTTGAAAGAAATGGTGTTTTAAAAGAAATACCAATGGATGAAATAGTTGTAGGTGATATTGTTCACTTAGCTGCTGGAGACATTATTCCTGGAGATGTTAGAATTATTTCTGCAAAAGACCTTTTTGTTTCTCAATCATCATTAACTGGTGAAAGCGATGCTATTGAAAAATATGGAGAAATTGACATGAAAGCTAGTTATGATAGTTTGACTGATAGACACAACTTAGCATTTATGGGTTCGAATATTATTTCAGGATCAGCTAAAGCAATAGTTATAGCTGTAGGTAATGATACATTTATTGGTAATGTTGCATCTAAATTAAACGAAAAACAAGTACCTTCTAATTTTGAAAAGGGAATTAAAAAAATTTCTATTATGCTAACAATTATTATTGCATGTGTAATTCCTGTGGTATTTTTAATTGTTGGTTTAATGCATCAAAAAACCGAAGGAGCAAATGCTTGAATTAATGCATTATTATTTGGAATATCTATAGCTGTAGGGTTAACTCCTGAAATGCTGCCTATGATAGTAACAGCATGTTTATCTAAAGGCTCAATAGCAATGGGCAGAGCTAAAACTATAGTTAAGAATATTAATTCAATTCAAAACTTTGGAGCTATGGATATTTTATGCACAGATAAAACAGGTACTATTACTCAAGATGAAATTATATTAGAACGTCATTTAGACGTAAATGGTAAAGAAGATGCCCATGTATTAAAATATGCTTTTTTAAATTCATATTATCAAACAGGACTTAAAAACTTATTAGACAAATCTATAATTAATAGAACTCTTGATTTGGCAGATGAAGAAAAATCATTAGATAATCTAGAATTACATTATTTAAAAATTGATGAAGTACCTTTTGATTTTAATCGTAAAAGAATGTCAGTGCTAGTTAAATCTTTAAAAAATGATAAGGTTACTTTGATAACAAAAGGAGCAGTAGAAGAAATTATTAATGTATGTAATAAGATTTATCTTGATGGTAAAGTAGTTCCTTTAGATAAAAAAATAGTAAAGAAAGTTTTACGTAAAGTAGAAGAATTTAGTGAAGAAGGAATGAGAGTTGTTGCTGTAGCTTCTAAAAAATCTAATATCCAAGCAGTTGGAAAGTTATCTGTTCGCGATGAAAAAGAAATGACTTTAATTGGATATTTGACATTCTTAGATCCTCCTAAAGACTCGGCCGAAGATGCAATTAAAAAACTGCATAATTTAGGGGTAGAAGTAAAAATTCTAACAGGAGACAATCCTTTAGTTACTCAAGCCGTTTGTTCAAAAGTCGGTATTCCTTATGATAGAATCCTGCTTGGAAAAGATATAGCAGAACTCTCAGATGAAGAATTAAAAATAGAGGTTGAAAAAACGCAAATATTTGCAAAATTAAGTCCAGATCAAAAAGCTAGAATTATTACTATTCTTAGAAAAAATGGACATGTTGTAGGATATATGGGCGATGGAATTAATGATGCCCCAGCAATGAAAGTAGCTGATGTATCAATTTCGGTTGATACAGCTGTTGACATAGCAAAAGAATCAGCTAATATTATCTTATTAGAAAAAGATTTAAATGTATTAGCAACAGGAATAGTTGAAGGAAGAAAAACACATGCTAATATTAATAAATATATAAAAATGACAATTTCCTCAAATTTTGGCAATATATTTAGTGTTGTAATAGCTTCTATTATGTTGCCATTTATACCTTTAGCTCCAGTTCAAATAATTTTCTTAAATTTAATATATGACTTTTGTTGTGGAGCAATACCATGAGATAATGTTGATAAAGAATTTATAAAAACACCACGGCAATGAAATCATAAATCTATGCTTAAATTTATGTTTTGGTTCGGACCAGTGTCATCTATAGTTGATATTATTACTTTTGTCGTTTTATTCTATGTGTTTGTTCCTAATCAAGTCGGAGGTCAATGAAAAGATTTGACCAATGCATTTCAACAAATGCAATTTAAACATTTATTTTGAGCAGGATGACTTGTTACTTCAATGTGAACTCAAACATTTGTAATTCATTTTTTAAGAACTAATCAAATGCCTATTATTAAATCCAATGCTTCAAGTGCAGTTATAGTTTCTACTATCTTAGGTGTTGGAATAATAACTGCTATGCCTTATATTCCTAAAATGAATTCTTATCTTTCTTTAGCGCCATTGCCACCTATTTTTTATGCTTGACTTGCAATGTTTTTAGGTATATATATTACTTTAGTTCAAATAACAAAAATTATTTATAAAAAGGTATATCATGAATTTTTGTAA
- a CDS encoding ATP-binding protein, whose translation MNKEQEEKIKKLIENLNNIGYLIKENTKKTEWHYLINFKNSKAVVNVHFDKKSNTKIVVNGEKAKYDIYLQTLVENFWNEKIDLEKNNLDIIELIDNKKELSFCDYKKEYFSSDNKNKTSDLLKDIISMANNLYKDDESKKRNNSYLIYGVDDEGNVCGLIEKDKKLLNQEYLNNLLKEKDFAGKKIPKVKVKTIYYKSIEILVLDIEKNIDAPYYLLKKYDQTYSYAIYTRHNSSNKEAEYEEVEELWKRHFN comes from the coding sequence ATGAATAAAGAACAAGAAGAAAAAATCAAGAAACTAATAGAGAACTTAAATAACATAGGATATTTGATTAAAGAAAATACTAAAAAGACGGAATGGCATTATTTAATTAATTTTAAAAATTCAAAAGCTGTTGTAAACGTTCATTTTGATAAAAAGAGTAATACAAAAATTGTAGTAAATGGTGAAAAAGCTAAATATGATATATATTTACAAACTTTAGTTGAAAATTTTTGAAACGAAAAAATTGATTTAGAAAAAAATAATTTGGATATTATTGAACTAATAGATAATAAAAAAGAATTATCTTTTTGTGATTATAAAAAAGAATATTTTAGTAGTGATAATAAAAATAAAACAAGCGATCTTCTAAAAGACATAATTTCAATGGCTAATAATTTATATAAAGATGATGAATCGAAAAAGAGAAATAATTCATATTTAATATATGGTGTGGACGATGAAGGAAATGTTTGTGGTTTAATAGAAAAAGATAAAAAACTTTTGAATCAAGAATACTTGAACAATCTTTTAAAAGAAAAAGATTTTGCGGGAAAGAAAATTCCTAAAGTTAAAGTTAAAACTATTTACTATAAATCTATCGAAATACTTGTTCTTGATATAGAAAAAAATATAGATGCTCCATATTATTTGTTAAAAAAATATGACCAAACATATTCTTATGCTATTTATACAAGACATAATTCATCTAATAAAGAAGCAGAATACGAAGAAGTAGAAGAATTATGAAAAAGGCATTTTAATTAA